From a region of the Deinococcus terrestris genome:
- the ispG gene encoding flavodoxin-dependent (E)-4-hydroxy-3-methylbut-2-enyl-diphosphate synthase, translated as MRTPRRQTVTTWVGRIPVGSAHPIVVQSMTNTDTADAEATAIQVAQLARAGSEIVRVTVNTREAAAAIPEIVARLHEVGIDVPIVGDFHYNGHILLAEFPETARLLAKYRINPGNVGAGQHHDANFATMIEVAKQYGKPVRIGVNWGSLDQQVLARLMDENAAAGNPKSTTDVTIDAMVTSALESARYAERLGLPHDKIIISVKVSAAPELWQVYRQLAPLCDYPLHLGLTEAGIGMKGMVASSVALAPLLTEGIGDTIRVSLTPEPGAPRKLEVEVAQQILQSLGLRQFLPQVTSCPGCGRTTSTFFQHLAGQIQDYIRDSMPEWKVKYPGVEEMQVAVMGCVVNGPGESKHANIGISLPGTGEDPRAPVYQDGKLLTTLKGPRIVEDFQALLDRYVEERYGQETVQG; from the coding sequence ATGAGGACGCCGCGCCGTCAGACCGTGACCACCTGGGTGGGCCGCATCCCCGTGGGGAGTGCCCACCCCATCGTCGTGCAGTCCATGACAAACACCGACACCGCTGACGCCGAGGCCACCGCCATCCAGGTCGCCCAGCTCGCCCGCGCCGGGTCCGAGATCGTGCGCGTGACCGTCAACACCCGCGAGGCCGCCGCCGCCATTCCCGAGATCGTCGCCCGCCTGCATGAAGTCGGCATTGACGTGCCCATCGTCGGGGACTTCCACTACAACGGGCACATCCTGCTGGCCGAGTTCCCCGAAACGGCCCGGCTGCTCGCCAAGTACCGCATCAACCCCGGCAACGTGGGCGCCGGGCAGCACCACGACGCCAACTTCGCCACGATGATCGAGGTCGCCAAGCAGTACGGCAAGCCCGTCCGCATCGGCGTGAACTGGGGCAGCCTCGACCAGCAGGTGCTCGCCCGCCTGATGGACGAGAACGCGGCGGCGGGCAACCCCAAATCCACCACCGACGTGACCATCGACGCGATGGTGACCTCCGCGCTGGAGTCGGCCCGCTACGCCGAGCGGCTGGGGCTCCCCCACGACAAGATCATCATCTCGGTCAAGGTCAGCGCCGCCCCCGAGCTGTGGCAGGTCTACCGCCAGCTCGCGCCGCTGTGCGACTACCCGCTGCACCTCGGCCTGACGGAGGCGGGCATCGGCATGAAGGGCATGGTGGCGTCCAGCGTGGCCCTGGCGCCGCTGCTCACCGAGGGCATCGGGGACACCATCCGTGTGTCGCTCACGCCCGAGCCGGGCGCCCCACGCAAGCTGGAAGTCGAGGTCGCCCAGCAGATTCTCCAGAGCCTCGGCCTGCGCCAGTTTCTTCCCCAGGTCACGAGCTGCCCCGGCTGTGGGCGCACCACGTCCACCTTCTTCCAGCACCTCGCCGGGCAGATTCAGGACTACATCCGCGACTCCATGCCCGAGTGGAAGGTGAAGTACCCCGGCGTGGAGGAGATGCAGGTCGCCGTCATGGGCTGCGTGGTCAACGGTCCTGGCGAGAGCAAGCACGCCAACATCGGCATCAGCCTGCCCGGCACCGGGGAGGACCCCCGCGCCCCGGTCTACCAGGACGGCAAGCTGCTGACCACATTGAAAGGGCCGCGCATCGTGGAGGACTTTCAGGCGCTGCTGGACCGGTATGTGGAGGAGCGGTACGGGCAGGAAACCGTCCAGGGGTGA
- a CDS encoding NADH-quinone oxidoreductase subunit 15, which yields MAHAQDGRLYAQWVELLSWLESEAATRGLGFQKVADFPDYIYRMERPYDLPTTVMSAALTANGQPLMVAAVSPRHVDLKGVSLRLMGGSKHWHLHAGEAGLLEGKRPFTRERLTQLVEGAVRGLATV from the coding sequence ATGGCACATGCACAGGACGGGCGGCTGTACGCGCAGTGGGTCGAGCTTCTTTCGTGGCTGGAATCGGAAGCGGCGACGCGGGGGCTGGGCTTCCAGAAGGTCGCGGATTTTCCCGACTACATCTACCGCATGGAGCGGCCCTACGACCTCCCCACCACGGTCATGAGCGCCGCACTCACGGCGAACGGGCAGCCCCTGATGGTGGCGGCGGTCAGCCCCCGGCACGTGGACCTCAAGGGCGTCTCGCTGCGGCTGATGGGCGGCAGCAAGCACTGGCACCTCCACGCGGGCGAGGCCGGGCTGCTGGAGGGCAAGCGGCCCTTCACGCGGGAGCGCCTCACGCAACTGGTCGAGGGAGCGGTCAGGGGGCTGGCAACGGTCTGA
- a CDS encoding DUF7079 family protein — protein MPPAPPRPPAELSGAELRRRRPLWVALSELWLDQELSPADLRRVARVAAACGYDDAEVEAIFWGEVAPVVAGNLLAPVGVWSGFDEDWLCERAARSAAYRSRPSLTRWLTRLWAGRLVEREWKHLLALLPVARAERQAGHPAPGGWPEESSE, from the coding sequence ATGCCTCCAGCCCCGCCCCGGCCCCCAGCGGAGTTGTCCGGAGCGGAGCTGCGCCGCCGCCGTCCCCTGTGGGTGGCCCTCTCGGAGCTGTGGCTCGATCAGGAGCTGAGCCCGGCCGACCTGCGGCGCGTCGCGCGGGTGGCGGCGGCGTGCGGTTACGACGACGCCGAGGTGGAGGCCATCTTCTGGGGAGAGGTCGCGCCCGTGGTTGCCGGAAACCTGCTCGCGCCGGTCGGGGTCTGGAGCGGCTTCGACGAGGACTGGCTGTGCGAGCGGGCCGCCCGGTCTGCTGCGTACCGGTCACGCCCGAGCCTGACCCGGTGGCTGACCCGCCTGTGGGCCGGGCGACTCGTGGAGCGCGAGTGGAAGCACCTGCTGGCTCTCCTGCCCGTGGCCCGCGCGGAGCGGCAGGCCGGGCACCCGGCACCGGGCGGCTGGCCGGAGGAGTCCTCCGAATGA
- a CDS encoding class I SAM-dependent methyltransferase yields MTSAPDSGPLRVLLGAGEQRWDGWIPTGREDLDLLDPAAWAAWFGERRADALLCEHVWEHLSEEEGRAAARLCFGYLKPGGFLRVAVPDANFPNPEYQRMVQVGGPGPADHPAADHKVVYDFRRLSAVFRDTGFRVRLLEYCDDSGRFHAQEWELATGPVYRSQRLDHRNRGGRLEFVSLILDAVRPLPAP; encoded by the coding sequence GTGACCTCCGCCCCGGACTCCGGCCCCCTGCGCGTCCTTCTCGGGGCCGGGGAGCAGCGCTGGGACGGCTGGATTCCGACCGGGCGCGAGGACCTGGACCTGCTGGACCCCGCTGCCTGGGCCGCGTGGTTCGGGGAGCGGCGGGCCGACGCCCTGCTGTGCGAGCACGTCTGGGAACACCTCAGTGAGGAGGAGGGCCGCGCCGCCGCCCGGCTGTGCTTCGGGTACCTGAAGCCCGGCGGGTTCCTGCGCGTGGCGGTGCCCGACGCCAACTTCCCCAATCCCGAGTATCAACGCATGGTGCAGGTGGGCGGTCCCGGCCCGGCCGACCACCCGGCCGCCGACCACAAGGTCGTATACGACTTTCGCCGCCTGAGCGCCGTGTTCCGGGACACGGGCTTCAGGGTCCGGCTGCTCGAATACTGCGACGACTCGGGCCGGTTTCACGCCCAGGAGTGGGAGCTGGCGACCGGCCCGGTCTACCGCTCCCAGCGCCTCGACCACCGCAACCGGGGCGGTCGGCTGGAGTTCGTCTCCCTGATTCTCGACGCGGTCAGACCGTTGCCAGCCCCCTGA
- a CDS encoding divergent PAP2 family protein, translating into MSSPLDDLLGNRWLWTAVLASTGAQVLKVLLILLIERRWRPEAFVETGGMPSSHSAMVAALTTGVALTQGMGSPIFAVSAVFALIVMYDATGVRHSSGMQARLLNELVEELRTVVREGFAPLPLRVLLGHTYLEVLVGTLIGIGMAFVAFRVL; encoded by the coding sequence ATGTCTTCTCCCCTCGACGATCTGCTCGGGAACCGCTGGTTGTGGACGGCGGTGCTGGCCTCTACCGGAGCGCAGGTGCTCAAGGTGCTCTTGATCCTGCTGATCGAGCGGCGCTGGCGCCCCGAGGCCTTTGTGGAAACGGGCGGCATGCCCTCCAGCCACTCCGCGATGGTGGCCGCCCTGACGACCGGCGTGGCCCTGACCCAGGGCATGGGCAGCCCGATCTTTGCCGTCAGCGCCGTCTTCGCCCTGATCGTGATGTACGACGCGACCGGCGTTCGCCATTCCAGCGGGATGCAGGCGCGGCTGCTGAATGAACTCGTGGAGGAGTTACGCACCGTCGTGCGTGAGGGCTTCGCGCCGCTGCCCCTGCGGGTGCTGCTGGGGCACACTTACCTGGAGGTGCTGGTGGGCACCCTGATCGGGATCGGTATGGCCTTCGTGGCCTTCCGGGTGCTGTGA
- a CDS encoding DUF4259 domain-containing protein, with product MNLWGPGPFDNEVGAAFAQEVAQDGAFALAEAFDVALDPDTGFLAAEEGWRTLAAAEVLAAALTGDTAHLTDAGLRAWVAGADRAELEDLRGVAHAAVSRVLAPDSELPDLWADAGDEAAWRAGAERVRGALE from the coding sequence ATGAACCTCTGGGGACCCGGACCTTTTGACAACGAAGTCGGCGCGGCCTTCGCGCAGGAAGTGGCCCAGGACGGCGCCTTTGCCCTGGCCGAAGCCTTTGACGTGGCCCTCGACCCCGACACCGGGTTTCTCGCCGCCGAGGAGGGCTGGCGCACCCTGGCGGCCGCCGAGGTGCTGGCCGCCGCGCTGACGGGGGACACGGCCCACCTCACCGACGCGGGGCTGCGGGCCTGGGTGGCTGGGGCTGACCGCGCCGAACTGGAAGACCTGCGGGGTGTGGCCCACGCCGCCGTCTCGCGCGTGCTGGCCCCCGACAGCGAACTCCCCGACCTGTGGGCCGATGCGGGGGACGAGGCGGCTTGGCGGGCCGGGGCGGAGCGGGTGCGCGGGGCGCTGGAGTAG
- a CDS encoding alpha-amylase family glycosyl hydrolase, whose amino-acid sequence MNDHRTGISAWHDHTPGYTGRLGAGIGEGVQVRLRVTGEGAGDVTGVRLDFVRVGEIESVRATEVGGAGEGRWFEAELPLDAARVRYAWTLELPGDSLHLTALGLHRVRRGFRSWFGYLAGHRAPEWAWRSVFYQIFPDRFRNGDPTNDVRDGEYLYQGRPVQKAEWGAPITKAGDIHAHYGGDLQGVAQALPYLEDLGVNALWLTPIFVSPSNHRYDISDYRHVDPHLGGDAAWEELRAAADARGFRLVLDGVFNHVGNEHALFRAAMEDDAAPERSLFTWRDEPGKPPYHAFFDLPSLPKIDYRAPEAVAEFLNGERSVVREWLRRGAAGWRLDVAHMIGTGGSDEDNLELHRALKAAAREERPDAYVFGERFFDPEHALDGQGEDGAMNYHGFGLPVMQWLSGADHYGRPSRLEGEELAELLHDAWHVLAPPVALSMFNLLESHDIGRALFRLEGDRTRFLAAFTLLMGYPGVPCTYYGTEVGLSQRQPGMMPWCRESMPWDEAAWDKGLRDRVRALIRLRRETRVLQEGTLRFLHAEADALGFLREYTDAQGQVERAVIIASRRREAHPVTLTLPAGEWRDALRGETLPGGEVTLDAAGGRVLLQG is encoded by the coding sequence ATGAACGACCACAGAACAGGCATCAGCGCATGGCACGACCACACCCCCGGCTACACGGGGCGGCTGGGGGCGGGGATCGGCGAGGGCGTCCAGGTGCGGCTGCGCGTGACGGGCGAGGGCGCGGGGGACGTGACGGGCGTCCGGCTCGACTTCGTGCGGGTGGGCGAGATCGAGAGCGTGCGGGCGACCGAAGTCGGCGGGGCTGGGGAGGGCCGCTGGTTCGAGGCCGAGCTGCCGCTGGACGCCGCCCGCGTGCGCTACGCCTGGACGCTGGAGTTGCCCGGCGACAGCCTGCACCTCACCGCGCTGGGGCTACACCGGGTCCGGCGGGGCTTCCGGAGCTGGTTCGGGTACCTTGCCGGGCACCGGGCGCCCGAGTGGGCGTGGCGCAGCGTCTTCTATCAGATTTTCCCTGACCGCTTTCGCAACGGCGACCCCACGAACGACGTGCGGGACGGCGAATACCTCTACCAGGGCCGCCCGGTGCAGAAGGCCGAGTGGGGCGCTCCCATCACGAAAGCGGGCGACATCCACGCCCACTACGGCGGCGACCTCCAGGGGGTGGCCCAGGCGCTGCCATACCTGGAGGACCTCGGCGTGAACGCGCTGTGGCTCACGCCCATCTTCGTCTCGCCCTCGAACCACCGCTACGACATCAGCGACTACCGCCACGTGGACCCGCACCTTGGGGGGGACGCGGCCTGGGAGGAACTGCGGGCGGCAGCGGACGCACGGGGCTTCCGGCTGGTGCTCGACGGGGTGTTCAACCACGTGGGGAACGAGCACGCCCTCTTCCGGGCCGCGATGGAGGACGACGCGGCGCCCGAGCGGTCGCTGTTCACCTGGCGCGACGAGCCGGGCAAGCCGCCCTACCACGCCTTTTTCGACCTGCCCAGCCTGCCCAAGATCGACTACCGGGCGCCGGAAGCGGTCGCGGAGTTCCTGAACGGTGAGCGCAGCGTGGTCCGCGAGTGGCTGCGGCGGGGCGCGGCGGGCTGGCGGCTGGACGTGGCGCACATGATCGGCACGGGCGGCAGCGACGAGGACAATCTGGAGCTGCACCGGGCGCTCAAGGCAGCGGCCCGCGAGGAACGGCCCGACGCCTATGTTTTCGGTGAGCGCTTCTTCGACCCCGAGCACGCGCTCGACGGCCAGGGCGAGGACGGCGCGATGAACTACCACGGCTTTGGCCTCCCAGTGATGCAGTGGCTGAGCGGCGCCGACCACTACGGCCGCCCCAGCCGTCTGGAGGGCGAGGAGCTGGCCGAGCTGCTGCATGACGCCTGGCACGTCCTCGCGCCCCCCGTCGCGCTGAGCATGTTCAACCTGCTCGAATCGCACGACATCGGGCGGGCGCTGTTCCGGTTGGAGGGGGACCGGACGCGGTTTCTGGCCGCCTTCACCCTGCTGATGGGCTACCCCGGCGTGCCCTGCACCTACTACGGCACTGAGGTCGGCCTCAGCCAGCGCCAGCCGGGGATGATGCCGTGGTGCCGCGAGAGCATGCCCTGGGACGAGGCGGCGTGGGACAAGGGGCTGCGGGACCGGGTCCGCGCCCTGATCCGGCTGCGGCGAGAGACGCGGGTCTTGCAGGAGGGGACCCTGCGCTTTCTGCACGCGGAGGCGGACGCGTTGGGCTTCTTGCGCGAGTACACGGACGCCCAGGGTCAGGTTGAGCGGGCTGTAATCATCGCCAGCCGCCGCCGGGAGGCCCACCCGGTGACGCTGACCCTCCCGGCGGGCGAGTGGCGCGACGCCCTGCGCGGCGAGACGCTGCCGGGCGGTGAGGTCACGCTGGACGCGGCGGGCGGACGGGTGCTGCTTCAGGGCTGA
- a CDS encoding BMP family lipoprotein: MRPQSALLASFSALLLGSAHAIGFTVGIGFDLGGREDAGFNQTVYQGVQRVLGETGGQVRTFEPKQFDEVGRGIPGLVRSGAKVVVGVGYANNAALTAAAAKAPDTRFILVDDLPKGANTVGLRFREQEGSFLAGYLAGKQSATGRVGFIGGTDIPVIRRFKAGFEAGVAFACSDCQVTSVYVSDSSAGFNLPGTAKLLAAQLTRNGNDIIYAAAGASGRGVIDQIKAQPCLKAGALPPDLKFRADPYAGVTKSAAYRKACAGDSRPVFFIGVDTNQNALGDFDKNPATLNHGLTSMLKRVDNAVYAVVKDVAMGRPWKSGDRSFGLNNGGIGLAFDRYNEALIPAQIKTNLEKLEALIVKGTVKVPAQ; encoded by the coding sequence ATGCGTCCACAATCCGCGTTGCTGGCCTCCTTCTCCGCCCTGCTGCTCGGTTCTGCCCACGCCATCGGCTTCACGGTGGGCATCGGGTTTGACCTGGGGGGCCGTGAGGACGCGGGCTTCAACCAGACGGTGTACCAGGGGGTGCAGCGAGTGCTCGGCGAGACGGGCGGGCAGGTCCGCACCTTCGAGCCGAAGCAGTTCGACGAGGTGGGGCGCGGCATTCCCGGCCTGGTGCGCTCGGGCGCGAAGGTCGTGGTCGGGGTGGGCTACGCGAACAACGCGGCCCTGACCGCCGCCGCCGCCAAAGCGCCGGACACCCGGTTCATCCTGGTGGACGACCTGCCCAAGGGGGCCAACACGGTCGGCCTGCGCTTCCGCGAGCAGGAGGGCAGCTTCCTGGCCGGGTACCTCGCGGGCAAGCAGAGCGCGACCGGGCGGGTGGGCTTTATCGGCGGCACCGATATCCCGGTGATTCGGCGCTTCAAGGCGGGCTTCGAGGCGGGGGTGGCCTTCGCCTGCTCCGACTGTCAGGTCACCAGCGTGTATGTCAGCGACTCCAGCGCGGGCTTTAACCTGCCGGGCACGGCCAAGTTGCTCGCCGCGCAGCTTACCCGCAACGGCAACGACATCATCTACGCGGCGGCAGGAGCCAGTGGCCGGGGCGTGATCGACCAGATCAAAGCGCAGCCCTGCCTCAAGGCGGGAGCACTGCCCCCCGACCTGAAGTTCCGCGCCGACCCTTACGCGGGGGTCACCAAGAGTGCGGCCTACCGCAAGGCCTGCGCGGGCGACAGCCGCCCGGTCTTCTTTATCGGGGTGGACACCAACCAGAACGCGCTGGGTGACTTCGACAAGAACCCGGCCACCCTCAACCACGGCCTGACCTCCATGCTCAAGCGGGTGGACAACGCGGTGTACGCCGTCGTCAAGGACGTGGCGATGGGGCGGCCCTGGAAGAGCGGCGACCGCTCCTTTGGCCTGAACAACGGCGGCATCGGCCTGGCCTTCGACCGCTACAACGAGGCCCTGATTCCGGCGCAGATCAAGACCAACCTGGAAAAACTCGAGGCCCTGATCGTCAAGGGCACGGTCAAGGTGCCCGCCCAGTAG
- a CDS encoding P-loop NTPase family protein: MQRIIVIGTTGSGKTTLARALATRLGVPHGEQDAWNHLPGWQEAPLEEFRAQVAAFTAGNAWVMDGNYSKGRDIGWARADTLVWLDYPGQVVFGRLLRRTVRRIAGRQELWNGNREHLRNAVRTNSPLPWFFKTHWKRRREMPGLFADYPHLRVVRLRTPGEAARWLAALSPEAAPVRPPRPA, encoded by the coding sequence ATGCAGCGAATCATCGTGATCGGCACCACCGGCAGCGGCAAGACCACCCTGGCCCGTGCGCTGGCCACGCGGCTGGGCGTGCCCCACGGCGAGCAGGACGCCTGGAACCACCTGCCCGGCTGGCAGGAGGCGCCCCTTGAGGAGTTCCGGGCACAGGTCGCCGCCTTCACCGCCGGGAACGCCTGGGTGATGGACGGCAACTACTCCAAGGGGCGCGACATCGGCTGGGCGCGGGCCGACACGCTGGTGTGGCTGGACTACCCCGGCCAGGTCGTGTTCGGGCGGCTGCTGAGGCGCACCGTGCGGCGCATCGCCGGGCGGCAGGAGTTGTGGAATGGCAACCGCGAGCACCTCCGCAACGCGGTGAGGACCAACTCGCCGCTGCCGTGGTTTTTCAAGACGCACTGGAAGCGCCGCCGTGAGATGCCCGGCCTCTTTGCCGATTACCCCCATCTGCGGGTCGTACGGCTGAGGACGCCGGGGGAGGCGGCGCGGTGGCTGGCGGCCCTCAGCCCTGAAGCAGCACCCGTCCGCCCGCCGCGTCCAGCGTGA